CACAGGTCCGGGGCGAGAGCCTGACGATGTCCTCGGCGGCCGCGATGCCGTCCTGGACAGGCATCTGGATGTCGAGGAGGGCGACGTCGATGTCCTGGGCGCGGCAGGCCGCGGTGGCTTCCCGGCCGTCACCCGCCTCGGCGACCACCTCGATGTCCTCGGCGTTCTCCAGGATCAGCCGGATCCCCGCACGCATCAGTGCCTCGTCGTCGGCGATCAGGACTCGGATCATCAGCTCATCTTAGGGCTGCCGTCGTCAGTAGTACGACGAGGAAGCCCGCGGTCGGCAGGACCACGAGCAGTGCCACACACCCCGATCCCAGGACCCGCGGCCAGGTCAGGATCTCGTCCGACAACGGGACACGGGACCCTTCCCGCCCGATGCCGCCGGAGGGAAGGCGGGCCGGGTCAGGCGGAGACTCGGCCAAGTCCCTCTCCGGCGAGGCGAATTCAAGGGTTCCGGTGCCATGGATGGGCAGCCAGGACTCCATGCGGAAACCGCCGTTCGCCAGGGCGCCCGCCGCGAACGTGCCGCCGAGCAACGAGATCCGTTCATGGCAGCCGGCCAGTCCGCTGTGGCTTCCCCCCTGGGAGCGGCCCGCCGTGCGCGGCGCCTCGTTGGTGACGGACACCCCGATGCCACCGCCCGTGCTCTTGACCTCCACCTTGGTGGGCGCGCCGGACGCGTGCTTCAGTACGTTCGTCAGCCCCTCGCGGACCACGCGGTGGATCGCCTGACGCGTAGCGAGGCCCACTTCGGCCGTGTCGGGAACGGACCAGTCCAGCTCGACGGTGCTGCCCGTCTGCCGGGATTCCGTCACCAGTGCGGTGATGTCCGCCCGCGTTCCCCTCTCGTTCCCGGCCCCGTCCGTCGGATCAGCGACGTCCACGTGCCGCAGGACACCGAGGATCTCGCGCAGTTCTCCCATGGCCGTACCGGCGGTCGTGCGCAGCAGCTCGGCCTGTCCGACGAGGGCGGGTGCCTGTCGTGCGGTGGCGAG
The DNA window shown above is from Streptomyces sp. NBC_01451 and carries:
- a CDS encoding histidine kinase, with protein sequence MSQSADEAQPPRPSDQLGRTLAGVPRWVRRETAAIRTGVRAAERRTVVVEALVCALVAAFCLLPLLLAPPERPALAVSEGVWAALIVPARRGRPVAAVLCASLLLVGANVWTLAVVPLVVLSATRRIAPPRRLWQVVGVACAAVGALTVVSALVRSDALLLELAGNAVSAGLLLLLPALAGSLLGRRRPLVSLLRERNAYLEQTRTLTAEAARAEERTRIAGEMHDLLGHRLSLISVHAGALELATARQAPALVGQAELLRTTAGTAMGELREILGVLRHVDVADPTDGAGNERGTRADITALVTESRQTGSTVELDWSVPDTAEVGLATRQAIHRVVREGLTNVLKHASGAPTKVEVKSTGGGIGVSVTNEAPRTAGRSQGGSHSGLAGCHERISLLGGTFAAGALANGGFRMESWLPIHGTGTLEFASPERDLAESPPDPARLPSGGIGREGSRVPLSDEILTWPRVLGSGCVALLVVLPTAGFLVVLLTTAALR